The following are encoded in a window of Rosa chinensis cultivar Old Blush chromosome 4, RchiOBHm-V2, whole genome shotgun sequence genomic DNA:
- the LOC112199882 gene encoding uncharacterized protein LOC112199882, whose amino-acid sequence MEASGEALWRGSGSGMEVGSFYWDRGGASSLRRSGVGAGTDFRRRVICRRGLICQMLQVSGPRMVSWRWLGLGVRSRSWVWGWRGICRCVSVLFLEQLEWLWDTDGRRRTVEALRQLGAGGRSLRSRSSRFWIGFRAPIGLKKGLHSVVVMRRCRVAARQRRATWGRSGAGAGRSMLAWWASALGLWERWWMGRASAVWFCCCFLFHAYLFVLLSVVALSVITSNRVPVGGSGLSASGLCASLCTLCAFSALGWRRVPCTCKWSLPLSNRGNLSVTGCNVRWHHNGKAVHMVVMLCCSRAADQVIFPLCHRCVTAVKANRVASCALFASWCFVEYKHLVENQDSISGGSTYYNQGFRLYVPPLVFDSFFN is encoded by the coding sequence ATGGAGGCTAGCGGCGAGGCTCTATGGCGGGGATCTGGCTCAGGGATGGAGGTTGGCAGCTTCTACTGGGATCGGGGCGGAGCTTCGTCTCTTCGTCGTTCGGGGGTGGGAGCTGGCACGGATTTCCGGCGTCGTGTTATCTGCCGGCGGGGCTTGATCTGCCAGATGCTGCAGGTGTCTGGGCCAAGGATGGTTTCTTGGCGGTGGTTGGGTCTCGGAGTAAGATCTCGGAGCTGGGTTTGGGGTTGGAGGGGGATCTGCAGGTGTGTTTCTGTGTTGTTTCTGGAGCAGTTGGAGTGGCTCTGGGACACAGACGGTCGGCGGCGAACCGTGGAGGCTCTGCGGCAACTGGGGGCTGGGGGACGGTCGCTGAGATCTCGATCTAGTCGGTTCTGGATCGGGTTTCGGGCACCAATCGGGTTGAAGAAAGGCCTGCACAGTGTCGTGGTGATGCGGCGGTGCAGGGTTGCTGCGCGGCAGCGACGTGCTACTTGGGGGCGATCTGGTGCCGGCGCTGGCAGATCGATGCTCGCTTGGTGGGCGTCTGCATTGGGCCTATGGGAGAGATGGTGGATGGGCCGGGCTTCGGCTGTTTGGTTTTGCTGCTGTTTTTTATTTcatgcttatttgtttgttcTTCTTTCAGTTGTTGCTTTGTCGGTAATAACCTCCAACCGTGTTCCGGTTGGAGGCAGTGGCCTGAGTGCCAGTGGCCTGTGTGCCAGTCTttgcaccttgtgtgccttcTCTGCTCTAGGttggcggcgagttccttgcactTGCAAATGGTCGCTGCCTCTTAGTAACAGAGGGAATTTAAGTGTCACCGGATGTAATGTCCGGTGGCATCATAATGGGAAAGCTGTGCATATGGTAGTTATGCTTTGCTGTAGCCGGGCTGCAGAccaagttatctttccgttgtgtcaccgCTGCGTTACTGcagttaaagcaaatagagtcgccagttgtgcgctctttgctagttggtgctttgtTGAGTACAAGCATTTAGTAGAAAATCAGGATAGTATTTCAGGAGGTTCTACTTAttataatcaggggtttaggctctatgtccccccccttgtattcgacagtttctttAATTAA
- the LOC112199754 gene encoding conserved oligomeric Golgi complex subunit 8: MESSPASSLLPQQHHAYASELLSFPLARLNKEPELLRLHGDRIQSQIQDLMAGNYRALVHAAHTSLSVQDELSSIDKNLKSLTLEKIPELTNACTEFVDTLEKRKKMNQTQHLLEIPQLMETCVWDENYDEALELEAFVRKLSNMHPKLAVVRDLAEQVRKITQSLVSQLLQKLRSDFEKPEAEYCLQIVGYLRRAEVYTEYELRLQFLRCRQAWLTGMLEDLDERNPYEYLKGMISCHRKHLVDIINQCVLVNYDEDDGGLLNSWLMHQVTSHLETLKILLPNISDGVSLSNILEESMYCGMVLGRVIGLDFRGMLPPIFEEAVVNMFSNNVSRAVEGFQLVLDSHRWVLLPAIANSSFGGGGGNDDDDDDDVIEPPYCLMDHPPLAVFVNGVSAAMNELRPCAPLSLKHELSKELIKGLKAVSDYLMTYNATSGILLRENKESELFLSLCLAFIEITYPHCAKCFGRCYPGGAASVMDAKSLCDSIRRLVMTVSPRPKPPIGNRDGNENY, encoded by the coding sequence ATGGAGTCATCTCCAGCGTCTAGTCTCCTCCCTCAACAACACCACGCCTACGCCTCTGAGCTCCTCTCCTTCCCCCTCGCTCGCCTTAACAAGGAACCGGAGCTTCTCCGGCTCCACGGGGACCGAATCCAGAGCCAAATCCAAGACTTGATGGCTGGTAATTACCGAGCATTAGTTCACGCTGCGCATACCTCTTTGTCAGTTCAAGACGAACTATCTTCCATTGACAAGAATCTTAAATCTCTGACGTTGGAGAAGATCCCTGAGTTAACGAATGCATGCACCGAGTTTGTTGACACTttggagaagaggaagaagatgaatcaAACACAGCACTTACTTGAAATCCCTCAACTAATGGAAACATGTGTTTGGGATGAGAACTATGATGAGGCTCTAGAGTTAGAAGCCTTTGTTCGCAAGCTTTCGAATATGCACCCCAAATTGGCAGTTGTTAGAGATCTGGCTGAACAGGTCAGGAAGATCACTCAATCTCTTGTGTCCCAGCTTCTTCAGAAACTTCGTTCGGATTTCGAGAAACCCGAGGCTGAATACTGCCTCCAGATTGTTGGATATTTACGTAGAGCAGAAGTGTATACTGAGTATGAACTGCGGTTGCAGTTTTTGAGATGTAGGCAGGCATGGCTTACAGGAATGTTGGAGGATTTGGATGAGAGAAACCCTTACGAGTACCTCAAGGGGATGATTAGTTGTCACAGAAAGCATCTAGTTGATATTATTAATCAATGTGTGTTGGTAAATTACGATGAAGATGATGGTGGTCTTCTCAATAGTTGGCTTATGCACCAAGTAACCTCACACCTTGAGACTCTCAAAATTCTGCTTCCAAATATAAGCGACGGAGTGTCGCTATCTAATATTCTAGAGGAATCCATGTATTGCGGCATGGTGCTTGGTAGGGTGATTGGGCTAGATTTCAGGGGTATGCTACCACCAATTTTCGAAGAGGCGGTTGTCAACATGTTCTCAAACAATGTGAGTAGAGCAGTTGAAGGTTTTCAGTTGGTTTTGGATTCACATCGTTGGGTTCTACTACCAGCTATAGCAAATAGTagttttggtggtggtggtggtaatgatgatgatgatgatgacgacgTAATTGAACCTCCGTATTGTCTCATGGATCATCCACCTCTGGCTGTTTTTGTTAATGGAGTGTCTGCGGCGATGAATGAACTCCGGCCCTGTGCACCCTTAAGTTTGAAGCATGAGCTTTCTAAAGAGTTGATCAAGGGATTGAAGGCTGTTTCCGACTATTTGATGACTTACAATGCAACATCTGGGATACTACTGAGAGAAAACAAAGAGTCTGAACTTTTTCTCTCACTTTGTCTAGCATTCATTGAGATTACTTACCCACATTGTGCCAAGTGCTTTGGTCGCTGTTACCCTGGCGGAGCTGCTTCAGTCATGGATGCTAAGAGTTTATGTGACAGCATTCGCCGCCTAGTGATGACAGTCTCTCCCAGACCAAAACCTCCAATTGGCAATAGAGACGGAAATGAAAACTACTGA
- the LOC112197904 gene encoding histidine kinase 4 gives MGGNLKTQSHHSVAVRLNEQMGAKKGFTFIQAYRAWFPKLLMLWILVMAYLSLSIYNYMDADNKVRRVEVLSSMCDQRARMLQDQFNVSVNHVHALAILVSTFHYLKNPSAIDQETFAEYTARTAFERPLLSGVAYAQRVVNSERESFERQNGWTIKTMEREPSPIRDEYAPVIFSQETVSYIESIDMMSGEEDRENILRARATGKAVLTSPFRLLGSHHLGVVLTFPVYKSKLPPNPSVEERIKAASGYLGGAFDVESLVENLLGQLAGNQAIMVYVYDVTKSSDPLIMYGHQYHQDGDMSLLHESKLDFGDPFRKHQMICRYHHKAPTSWTAINTAFLFFVIGLLVGYILYGAAMHIVKVEDDFREMEELKVRAEAADVAKSQFLATVSHEIRTPMNGILGMLALLLDTALSGTQRDYAQTAQACGKALIALINEVLDRAKIEAGRLELEQVPFGIRSILDDVLSLFSEKSRNMGIELAVFVSDKVPEIFIGDPGRFRQIITNLVGNSIKFTERGHIFVKVHLAEPSKAMINGKSMTYLNGGSDEGVKTSVGRQFKTLSGCEAADDQNSWDTFKHLIANEEHRTDVSSNVAANNEASEHVTLMVSVEDTGIGIPLCAQERVFMPFMQADSSTSRHYGGTGIGLSISKCLVELMGGRINFISRPHVGSTFSFTANFGRCKENVVSDLKKPKLEDLPSNFRGLRSILVDGKLVRAAVTKYHLKRLGILVEVVSSIKMAVAFCGRNGSATSGNIVPPDIILVEKDAWISGEECDLNIQQLEWKQNGHIYKLPKMILLATNFGEGEFDNAKAAGFTDTVIMKPLRASMVAACLQQVLGIGKKRQQGKELPNGSNFLQSLLSGKKILVVDDNKVNRRVAEGALKKFRADVVCADSGKAALHLLQIPHNFDACFMDIQMPEMDGFEATRRIRQMESKANGEINGGLEGVARKGEWHLPVLAMTADVIHATYDECLKCGMDGYVSKPFEEENLYQAVAKFFKSKPES, from the exons ATGGGTGGGAATTTGAAGACGCAGAGCCACCACTCTGTGGCTGTGAGGCTGAATGAGCAAATGGGGGCCAAAAAGGGCTTCACTTTTATTCAGGCCTACAGAGCTTGGTTCCCAAAGCTGTTGATGCTTTGGATTCTGGTGATGGCATATTTGAGCTTGTCAATCTACAATTACATGGATGCTGATAACAAAGTGAGAAGGGTGGAAGTGCTTAGTAGCATGTGTGATCAGAGAGCAAGAATGTTGCAAGATCAGTTCAATGTTAGTGTTAATCATGTGCATGCCCTGGCCATCCTTGTTTCAACATTTCATTACCTCAAGAACCCATCAGCAATTGATCAG GAAACTTTTGCAGAATACACAGCCAGAACTGCCTTCGAGAGGCCTCTATTAAGTGGGGTGGCCTATGCACAAAGAGTTGTTAATTCGGAGAGGGAAAGTTTCGAAAGGCAAAACGGCTGGACGATAAAGACGATGGAGAGGGAGCCCTCACCCATCCGAGATGAGTATGCACCTGTAATTTTCTCGCAGGAAACCGTCTCTTACATTGAGTCAATTGACATGATGTCTGGGGAG GAGGACAGAGAAAACATTTTAAGGGCTAGGGCTACTGGAAAAGCAGTTCTGACCAGTCCATTCAGGCTGCTCGGTTCACACCATCTTGGTGTTGTGCTGACTTTCCCTGTTTACAAATCCAAGCTCCCTCCAAACCCATCTGTGGAGGAGCGCATAAAAGCAGCTTCCGG GTACCTTGGTGGAGCCTTTGATGTTGAGTCCCTTGTAGAGAATTTACTTGGGCAACTTGCTGGGAATCAGGCCATTATGGTTTATGTATATGATGTCACAAAATCTTCTGATCCCCTAATCATGTATGGTCACCAATATCATCAAGATGGTGACATGTCTCTTCTGCATGAAAGTAAGCTTGATTTTGGGGATCCCTTCAGAAAGCATCAGATGATATGTAG ATATCATCACAAGGCACCGACATCATGGACAGCAATTAACACTGCATTCTTATTCTTTGTGATTGGTTTATTAGTTGGGTATATCTTATATGGAGCTGCAATGCACATTGTCAAAGTCGAGGATGATTTCCGTGAAATGGAAGAATTAAAAGTTCGAGCAGAAGCTGCTGATGTTGCCAAGTCCCAG TTTCTTGCTACTGTTTCCCATGAAATTCGAACACCTATGAATGGAATCCTTG GAATGCTTGCCTTGCTTCTAGATACAGCTTTAAGTGGAACCCAGAGGGATTATGCTCAAACTGCTCAGGCCTGTGGAAAGGCACTGATAGCATTAATAAATGAGGTGCTTGACCGGGCAAAAATTGAAGCTGGAAGGTTGGAGCTGGAACAAGTTCCATTTGGCATTCGATCTATACTAGATGATGtcctttctttattttctgaaaagtcCAGAAATATGGGTATAGAG CTTGCAGTATTTGTTTCCGATAAAGTTCCAGAAATTTTTATCGGTGATCCCGGGAGATTCAGACAAATCATTACAAATCTTGTGGGCAACTCTATTAAA TTCACAGAACGAGGACATATATTTGTCAAAGTCCATCTAGCCGAGCCCTCGAAGGCCATGATTAATGGGAAATCAATGACTTACTTGAACGGAGGGTCAGATGAAGGTGTAAAAACATCTGTTGGTCGTCAGTTTAAGACGTTAAGTGGATGTGAAGCAGCTGATGATCAGAATAGTTGGGATACTTTTAAGCATCTAATTGCTAATGAAGAACATAGAACTGATGTTTCAAGTAATGTTGCAGCCAATAACGAGGCTTCTGAACATGTCACTTTGATGGTATCTGTGGAAGATACAGGAATTGGTATACCATTATGTGCCCAAGAACGAGTATTTATGCCCTTCATGCAGGCAGACAGTTCAACCTCTAGACATTATGGAGGCACTGGTATCGGCTTGAGCATCAGTAAGTGTCTAGTTGAGCTGATGGGTGGTCGGATAAACTTCATAAGTCGACCTCATGTTGGGAGCACATTTTCGTTCACGGCTAATTTTGGGAGGTGCAAAGAAAATGTAGTTAGTGACTTGAAAAAACCTAAGTTGGAAGATCTACCTTCTAACTTTAGAGGATTGAGATCGATACTAGTTGATGGAAAACTTGTGAGAGCTGCTGTAACAAAATACCACTTGAAGAGACTTGGAATCTTGGTAGAAGTTGTAAGTAGCATAAAGATGGCTGTTGCTTTTTGTGGAAGAAATGGTTCTGCGACATCTGG AAATATTGTCCCTCCAGATATAATTCTAGTAGAAAAGGATGCATGGATTTCTGGTGAAGAATGTGATCTCAACATACAGCAATTGGAATGGAAACAGAACGGGCATATATATAAGCTGCCTAAGATGATCCTTCTTGCAACCAATTTCGGTGAAGGTGAATTTGATAATGCAAAGGCAGCTGGTTTTACAGATACCGTGATTATGAAACCTTTGAGGGCTAGTATGGTAGCTGCATGTCTTCAACAGGTGCTTGGCATAGGGAAGAAGAGGCAACAGGGGAAGGAGCTGCCTAATGGATCTAATTTCCTTCAAAGCCTGCTCTCTGGTAAAAAAATCTTGGTGGTTGATGACAATAAGGTAAACAGAAGAGTTGCTGAAGGCGCATTAAAAAAGTTCAGAGCTGATGTAGTGTGTGCTGACAGTGGCAAAGCTGCATTGCATTTGCTTCAAATACCACACAACTTTGATGCTTGTTTCATGGATATTCAAATGCCTGAAATGGATGG TTTTGAGGCAACTCGTAGAATTCGGCAGATGGAGAGCAAGGCAAATGGGGAGATAAATGGTGGATTGGAAGGAGTTGCAAGAAAGGGTGAGTGGCATTTGCCAGTATTAGCTATGACGGCTGATGTTATCCATGCCACTTATGATGAGTGCCTAAAATGTGGTATGGATGGATATGTCTCAAAGCCATTTGAGGAAGAGAATCTGTATCAAGCCGTGGCGAAGTTCTTCAAATCTAAACCAGAGTCATAG